One Pyrofollis japonicus DNA window includes the following coding sequences:
- a CDS encoding nicotinamide-nucleotide adenylyltransferase, translating into MKASSRKRRVLFFGRFQPFHKGHLEAVKWLLEYFDEVVILIGMADESHTWLNPFTAGERLLMIHNSLIESGIDGRRFLTATIHTLRIFQGYASYILAYVPPVDAVATANPAVARGFRDAGINVVTPPLRRRDEWRGEAIRCKMILGDESWRNAVPRPVEEVIDLVDGVQRVRDIVADRINELVKTCKKREQHL; encoded by the coding sequence GTGAAGGCCAGCAGTAGAAAGAGACGAGTATTGTTCTTTGGCCGTTTTCAACCATTCCATAAAGGGCATTTGGAGGCCGTCAAGTGGCTGCTCGAGTATTTTGACGAGGTAGTAATTCTCATAGGAATGGCGGATGAGAGCCATACCTGGCTTAATCCATTTACAGCTGGCGAGCGCTTATTAATGATACACAATTCGCTAATTGAGAGCGGAATTGACGGTAGAAGATTCTTAACAGCTACAATACATACCCTAAGAATATTCCAAGGATATGCTTCATATATACTCGCATATGTGCCTCCAGTGGATGCGGTTGCTACGGCAAATCCAGCAGTAGCTCGAGGATTTAGAGACGCCGGTATAAATGTAGTAACACCTCCTCTTCGGCGCAGAGACGAGTGGAGAGGAGAAGCTATACGCTGCAAGATGATCTTAGGCGACGAATCTTGGCGCAACGCTGTACCCAGGCCTGTAGAAGAGGTAATAGACTTAGTGGACGGTGTTCAACGCGTCCGCGACATAGTGGCAGATCGCATTAATGAACTAGTGAAAACATGTAAGAAACGTGAACAACACTTATAG
- a CDS encoding ATP-NAD kinase family protein, protein MKRRVCFVVNPLAGIGGPLALKGSDGEAALIALRKGAKLVAPSRALTFLRKVKELGLDKDIEFLTASDLMGEELLKEVSIQDFQKVYTYSVFPTSPKDTINTVRNCIINNADLVVFVGGDGTARDIVDALRSANREEIPLLGVPGGVKMYSSVFAENPEAAANALLDWVRNPSTCDAEILDIDEDAFRRGELRVKLYGYVKTPCSRYLVGSSKQPSLSTLDEEENKEAIARYVVENMEECTLYIVGPGTTTKKIADILGLPKTVLGVDVYHDKEVVALDVDEETLYNIVKKHIEKGGKAKIIVTPIGGQGYILGRGNQQISPRIVKLARPKNIIVIATRSKLSRLRKLRVDTGDPELDQLLRGYVRVIVDYGEEHVMPVD, encoded by the coding sequence TTGAAGCGACGCGTCTGCTTCGTCGTGAATCCCCTTGCCGGAATAGGCGGACCTTTAGCGCTTAAAGGAAGCGATGGCGAAGCAGCATTAATCGCACTTAGAAAAGGTGCAAAACTAGTGGCTCCCAGCCGAGCTTTAACTTTTCTTAGAAAGGTCAAAGAGCTTGGCCTCGATAAGGATATTGAGTTTCTGACAGCGAGTGATCTTATGGGCGAGGAGCTTCTAAAGGAAGTAAGCATACAAGATTTTCAAAAGGTCTATACCTATTCAGTGTTCCCGACCTCGCCTAAGGATACTATAAACACTGTTAGGAACTGTATAATCAATAATGCGGACTTGGTTGTTTTTGTAGGCGGTGACGGCACTGCACGCGACATAGTAGATGCTCTTAGATCGGCCAACAGAGAGGAAATACCCCTCCTCGGAGTACCCGGCGGGGTAAAGATGTATAGCTCCGTATTCGCAGAAAACCCTGAAGCAGCCGCCAATGCATTACTGGACTGGGTTAGAAATCCAAGCACTTGCGACGCCGAGATATTGGACATAGACGAGGATGCTTTTAGAAGAGGTGAACTCCGCGTCAAACTTTATGGATACGTGAAAACACCGTGCAGCCGGTACCTTGTTGGCTCTTCAAAACAACCATCTCTTTCAACACTCGATGAAGAGGAAAATAAGGAAGCTATTGCAAGATACGTTGTAGAGAACATGGAAGAATGTACCCTCTATATCGTAGGACCGGGTACGACGACAAAGAAGATCGCAGACATTCTCGGTCTTCCAAAAACAGTGCTCGGCGTAGATGTTTATCACGATAAGGAGGTTGTTGCGCTCGATGTTGACGAAGAGACCCTATACAATATAGTAAAAAAGCATATAGAAAAAGGCGGAAAGGCTAAGATTATTGTCACGCCTATTGGGGGCCAAGGCTACATACTAGGTCGAGGTAACCAGCAAATTTCGCCAAGGATAGTGAAGCTTGCAAGGCCAAAGAACATAATTGTTATTGCAACAAGGAGCAAGTTATCAAGACTTAGAAAGCTCAGAGTAGACACCGGCGATCCTGAGCTAGATCAGTTGCTGCGCGGATATGTAAGGGTCATAGTTGACTATGGAGAAGAACATGTTATGCCGGTGGACTAG
- a CDS encoding zinc metalloprotease, which yields MYVFHGRDEIELPEPLSVVAASLAIAFGFDGIRLLNIIARPLGYSAGVLVGALIGFLVHEYAHKYAAVRESCMARFTLSKRGMLITLLSGILVSVGIPFAILAPGYVRIAFCWGAPREENIAIAGPLSNIVLSFVAIIGARSMTNYRLVYLLTGFADINAWFALFNLLPLYPLDGSKIFSKNIAAWLLLFILAVYLALAA from the coding sequence ATGTACGTGTTTCACGGGAGAGACGAAATCGAGCTTCCTGAACCATTATCGGTAGTTGCTGCGTCACTAGCTATAGCCTTCGGCTTTGACGGTATACGATTATTGAACATTATTGCTAGGCCCCTAGGTTACTCTGCTGGCGTACTTGTTGGAGCTCTTATAGGGTTTCTTGTGCACGAATATGCGCACAAATATGCTGCAGTAAGGGAATCATGTATGGCAAGGTTTACGTTATCGAAGCGCGGTATGCTGATTACACTGTTGTCCGGCATATTGGTTAGTGTCGGCATACCTTTCGCAATACTAGCACCCGGTTATGTTAGAATAGCCTTCTGCTGGGGGGCTCCGCGTGAGGAAAATATCGCAATAGCGGGCCCGTTGTCAAACATCGTTCTAAGCTTTGTGGCAATTATTGGTGCGAGGAGTATGACAAACTATCGTCTCGTGTACTTGCTTACAGGGTTCGCCGATATCAATGCGTGGTTCGCGTTATTTAATCTCTTACCGCTATACCCCCTTGACGGCTCAAAAATATTCTCCAAAAACATAGCTGCATGGTTGCTCCTCTTCATACTTGCAGTATACTTAGCACTAGCAGCCTAA
- a CDS encoding alanyl-tRNA editing protein produces the protein MPAKLLFQEDSYLREFESVVTRIDGNKVFLQATAFHPRPAGGLDADKGKLIVENGVALEVVDTVLDNGDVAHIVEGDLSNVKPGMKVRGIIDWERRYRMMQLHTASHILAAVLYNKYGARVTGGHISPDMARDDFEIQVEDWKKAIMEAVDETNSIIKRCIEVKVYWLPREEALRIPGIVKLADRLPPEVDRLRIVEIPGIDIQADGGPHVKNTCEIPGIEVVRLESRGRRRKRVYYRLVSD, from the coding sequence ATGCCTGCTAAGCTTTTATTCCAAGAAGATAGTTATTTAAGGGAATTTGAAAGCGTAGTGACAAGGATAGATGGCAACAAGGTGTTTCTCCAAGCTACGGCTTTCCATCCGAGACCCGCGGGTGGCCTAGATGCTGATAAGGGTAAGCTTATCGTTGAGAATGGAGTAGCCTTAGAGGTTGTTGACACAGTTCTAGATAATGGTGATGTCGCGCACATAGTTGAGGGAGACTTGTCAAATGTGAAGCCGGGTATGAAGGTTCGTGGGATTATTGACTGGGAGCGGCGCTATAGGATGATGCAGCTACACACGGCTAGCCATATTCTTGCAGCAGTGCTTTATAATAAGTATGGTGCGCGCGTGACTGGTGGCCATATTTCTCCCGATATGGCGCGGGATGATTTTGAAATCCAGGTTGAGGACTGGAAGAAGGCAATAATGGAGGCCGTAGACGAGACGAACAGTATTATTAAGAGATGTATAGAGGTTAAAGTCTACTGGTTGCCTAGAGAAGAGGCACTCCGGATTCCAGGCATAGTGAAGCTAGCGGATAGGCTTCCTCCAGAGGTAGATAGGCTGCGCATCGTGGAGATACCCGGTATAGATATACAAGCTGACGGTGGGCCTCACGTAAAGAACACGTGTGAAATTCCAGGCATAGAAGTGGTTAGGCTAGAGAGTCGTGGAAGACGAAGAAAAAGAGTTTATTACAGATTGGTCTCTGATTAG
- a CDS encoding replication initiator protein WhiP — MRKRISITSDDDFAILAASSETLDETQQRNKPRSKLVEAIAVLLLARPMRASEIAQVVGKPTRYVSSYLSYWKTRGLFDYENGFWVLTPLGEEFARNILEREMNSRVAQYAALARQILSESLSETVKATMNNKKVFAEPDVSGQIQPFIAELTSNRSNKRQKKKPKKLCIRSILDDLELDEDERLVLEALMEHYIKWNMTYTYIDQLEKTLEADRAWLLTVLRSLQSKGLIYIYNDKRLGTRIGLSKNTKRLLALCSSI, encoded by the coding sequence ATGAGGAAGCGAATAAGTATTACTAGCGACGATGACTTCGCAATACTGGCTGCGAGTTCCGAGACCCTAGATGAAACCCAGCAGCGTAATAAGCCGAGAAGCAAGCTTGTAGAGGCTATAGCAGTACTGCTGCTTGCTAGACCTATGCGGGCATCCGAAATAGCGCAAGTTGTGGGCAAGCCAACACGCTATGTGAGTAGCTATCTAAGTTACTGGAAGACGAGAGGCTTGTTTGACTACGAGAACGGATTCTGGGTCTTGACACCACTAGGCGAGGAATTCGCTCGCAATATACTTGAGCGCGAGATGAACTCGAGAGTGGCACAGTACGCTGCACTTGCAAGACAAATACTTTCTGAGAGTCTAAGTGAAACAGTAAAAGCGACAATGAATAACAAAAAAGTTTTCGCAGAGCCCGATGTCTCAGGCCAAATTCAGCCATTTATTGCCGAGTTAACTAGTAATAGAAGCAATAAACGACAAAAGAAAAAGCCAAAGAAGCTCTGCATACGATCAATACTTGATGATCTAGAACTCGACGAAGATGAAAGACTTGTTCTTGAGGCTTTAATGGAGCACTACATTAAGTGGAACATGACATATACTTACATAGATCAACTTGAGAAAACGCTTGAAGCTGATAGAGCATGGCTACTTACTGTCCTAAGGAGCCTTCAGTCAAAGGGCTTGATATATATTTACAACGATAAGAGACTCGGGACACGCATTGGCCTCTCAAAGAATACAAAACGCCTCTTAGCACTATGTTCAAGCATCTAG
- a CDS encoding DUF2258 domain-containing protein yields the protein MPQLSTGFVIAGAYADKLRRVLFAQLRDEIKKGAIESKQVAYRAGELNRLLFEILVNKLKIDKGDVVRIRIEYELKDGDIEWKLDTLRVEAFRRIPDEEVDKAVKEVISAAKEVLERPVSEEERAWTEAKEREVEREVAARREEIVAAKVEEEYKPPTRIADALSVGKTRSGEELLILKDEKGGNVGLVILSPIDGKTKAKIIVVHGKEAYSAETILEEDIEQITSNTEKIVEITNNISYKKIGKQDAEKVIKQKLEELY from the coding sequence GTGCCACAGCTCTCTACAGGTTTTGTAATAGCTGGGGCATATGCTGATAAGCTACGCAGAGTCTTATTTGCACAGCTCAGGGACGAGATAAAGAAAGGAGCTATTGAGTCGAAACAAGTAGCCTATAGGGCGGGTGAGCTCAACAGGCTTCTATTCGAGATACTCGTCAACAAGCTAAAGATAGACAAGGGTGATGTTGTTCGGATAAGGATTGAGTACGAGCTAAAAGACGGCGACATTGAGTGGAAGCTTGACACCCTCAGAGTAGAGGCGTTTAGGAGAATACCTGACGAGGAAGTAGACAAGGCCGTAAAAGAGGTAATCTCGGCAGCAAAGGAGGTACTTGAGCGACCTGTATCAGAGGAAGAAAGAGCATGGACAGAGGCCAAGGAGCGCGAAGTAGAGAGGGAAGTAGCAGCACGCCGGGAAGAAATCGTCGCAGCCAAGGTTGAAGAAGAGTATAAGCCTCCAACAAGGATAGCTGATGCGCTATCTGTCGGGAAGACACGCAGTGGAGAAGAACTCCTTATTCTCAAAGACGAGAAAGGCGGAAATGTAGGCCTCGTAATACTATCACCAATAGATGGGAAAACAAAGGCTAAAATTATCGTTGTCCATGGAAAGGAGGCGTACAGCGCAGAAACCATTCTTGAAGAAGACATTGAACAAATAACATCAAATACGGAGAAAATAGTAGAAATAACAAATAATATCAGTTATAAGAAAATAGGTAAACAAGACGCAGAGAAAGTAATAAAACAAAAGCTAGAAGAACTTTACTAG
- a CDS encoding Nre family DNA repair protein: MPRRIPPELCAKCKGYKRLCGLPYCPILARFRAQVQALSRAANPRDVEGSSPPSIIVGEKNYPLVPIFYQIPPGVWGETARRYDDPIGWHSSGASLGEILQLRSQLVGALTRAKATDPWRLYEKEVSIAAASVKPVDSEASLEKPPIPTLRFDGLLAPQGPSAPATLLKITSNPVLPKRLKKMIWDDVSAVEAVMDLYRNNTDIYTIIKAFSLGLFGKKRNRRLVPTRWAITAVDQIISTNLLRSVRTFRPINEIRVFNYSYLGNIFTIILLPGSYEAELYEVWHPFTPWTQGAREPIAYRISERPSLRMNIIDGGYIAIRLAIAEYLFRERRQAKAIIIREITRDYYAPVGNWHIRESVRRALSLTPFKTNSLREAITEASKILRSKKAVEALNSSKLLTKYAKTKRLDEYIRHS, translated from the coding sequence GTGCCAAGAAGAATACCTCCAGAACTCTGTGCCAAGTGCAAGGGCTACAAGCGGCTCTGCGGCCTCCCCTATTGCCCAATACTTGCAAGGTTTAGAGCCCAAGTACAAGCTCTATCAAGGGCCGCAAATCCAAGGGACGTTGAAGGCTCTTCTCCTCCAAGCATAATTGTTGGTGAGAAGAATTACCCCCTCGTACCAATTTTCTACCAAATCCCTCCAGGTGTATGGGGCGAAACTGCACGACGATACGATGACCCCATCGGGTGGCACAGCTCCGGTGCAAGCCTTGGAGAGATTCTCCAGCTTAGATCACAGCTTGTAGGAGCACTAACAAGGGCCAAAGCCACAGACCCTTGGCGCCTATACGAGAAGGAAGTCTCAATTGCAGCTGCCTCAGTAAAGCCCGTAGACAGCGAAGCCAGCCTAGAAAAGCCTCCTATACCAACCCTTCGCTTCGACGGCCTACTGGCCCCTCAAGGCCCCTCAGCGCCTGCTACACTTCTCAAGATTACAAGCAATCCAGTCCTTCCGAAAAGACTTAAAAAAATGATATGGGATGACGTCAGTGCTGTCGAAGCCGTAATGGATCTCTACCGCAACAATACAGACATTTACACGATAATAAAGGCGTTCTCCCTAGGCCTCTTCGGGAAAAAGAGAAACAGGCGACTTGTACCAACACGATGGGCTATAACCGCGGTTGACCAAATTATTTCAACCAATTTGCTTCGAAGCGTCCGAACCTTTAGGCCAATTAACGAGATCCGTGTATTTAACTACTCCTATCTAGGCAACATATTCACAATTATTCTATTGCCAGGAAGCTACGAAGCTGAGCTATACGAGGTCTGGCATCCCTTTACCCCTTGGACGCAAGGAGCAAGAGAACCGATAGCTTACCGTATCAGTGAACGTCCCTCGCTAAGAATGAATATAATCGATGGCGGGTATATTGCAATAAGGCTTGCAATAGCAGAATACTTATTCAGAGAACGAAGACAAGCGAAGGCAATAATAATTCGGGAAATAACACGCGACTACTACGCACCAGTAGGCAATTGGCACATTAGAGAGAGTGTTCGGAGGGCACTTTCACTCACACCCTTTAAGACTAATAGCCTAAGGGAGGCGATCACAGAAGCATCAAAAATACTAAGATCCAAGAAGGCTGTCGAAGCCCTTAATTCGTCAAAACTGCTCACAAAGTATGCTAAGACTAAGCGCTTAGACGAGTACATAAGGCACAGCTAG
- the prf1 gene encoding peptide chain release factor aRF-1, giving the protein MKKIIRELKKWKAPATVLLSLYIPPGRPISDVVNLLRTEYSITDNIKLKRTRDAVQRALAAAIDRLSKVQKVPENGLVLFCGQDMDTNEFICLMFSPPEPVPVFFYRTDKWFHTEFLEEMVESDEVYGLVIVERDEATIGILKGSRIQVLEELEGYVPGKHHRGGQSQRRFDRQIEQFVKGFYQEVAQAMNKHFLPFIEKGKLKAIIIGGPAYAKQDFLKEAKDFLDYRVRQKIASQTVDVAYQGEAGLRELVIRAADIIEKNKYAELHKAIEEFKLHLAKDDGLAIYGDRDIKTALEMGALKFIVVDEERHDAEQLAEEAKKYGTEVYILTGDFPEAEWIRKTFKGLVGVLRFKLY; this is encoded by the coding sequence CTGAAAAAGATTATAAGAGAGCTAAAGAAATGGAAGGCGCCAGCAACCGTTCTGCTAAGCCTATATATTCCGCCGGGGAGGCCGATAAGCGATGTAGTAAACCTGCTCCGAACAGAATACTCCATAACTGATAACATTAAGCTGAAACGAACCCGTGACGCTGTTCAACGAGCATTAGCAGCCGCTATTGATAGGCTATCGAAGGTCCAAAAGGTTCCAGAGAACGGCCTAGTACTGTTCTGCGGCCAAGACATGGATACTAACGAATTCATATGCTTAATGTTCTCACCGCCAGAACCTGTACCTGTGTTCTTCTATAGAACCGATAAATGGTTCCACACCGAGTTTCTTGAAGAAATGGTTGAAAGCGACGAAGTATACGGACTCGTTATCGTAGAAAGAGATGAAGCAACAATAGGTATTCTCAAAGGAAGCAGGATACAGGTACTCGAGGAGCTAGAGGGCTATGTACCAGGCAAGCACCACCGAGGAGGCCAGAGCCAGAGGCGTTTCGATAGACAAATTGAGCAATTCGTGAAAGGCTTCTACCAGGAAGTAGCACAGGCAATGAATAAACACTTCTTACCATTCATTGAGAAAGGCAAGCTTAAAGCAATAATAATAGGCGGCCCAGCATACGCTAAGCAAGACTTCCTCAAAGAAGCAAAGGACTTTCTCGACTACCGCGTAAGGCAGAAGATCGCCTCGCAGACCGTTGACGTCGCATACCAGGGCGAGGCAGGGCTCCGCGAACTCGTAATAAGGGCCGCAGACATCATAGAAAAGAACAAGTATGCCGAACTACACAAGGCTATAGAAGAGTTCAAACTCCACCTAGCAAAAGACGATGGGCTAGCGATATACGGTGACCGCGACATCAAGACAGCACTAGAGATGGGAGCATTAAAGTTTATAGTCGTTGACGAGGAAAGGCACGACGCAGAACAACTCGCTGAAGAAGCGAAGAAATATGGAACCGAGGTATACATTCTTACAGGCGATTTCCCTGAAGCCGAGTGGATAAGAAAGACATTCAAAGGTCTCGTAGGCGTTCTACGCTTCAAACTCTACTAG